In Eretmochelys imbricata isolate rEreImb1 chromosome 14, rEreImb1.hap1, whole genome shotgun sequence, a genomic segment contains:
- the CYP21A2 gene encoding steroid 21-hydroxylase, translating into TAALLTWAVAFLLHHPQVQDGIHAELQRVLGPERPPQLWGPDRLPLLSATISETLRLRPVAPLALPHRTTRDTSLLGFNIPKGTTVIPNLFAAHHDKGTWSRPLEFRPERFLEADDPRLAQRNLLPFSCGARACLGETLARAEIFVFLGHVLREFRLEPPAPGALPSLRGLYGTVVRCPPFRVRVLPGDPSPSPPSPQ; encoded by the exons ACAGCCGCCCTGCTCACCTGGGCTGTGGCCTTCCTCCTGCACCACCCCCAG GTCCAGGACGGGATCCACGCGGAGCTGCAGCGGGTGCTGGGCCCCGAGCGCCCCCCCCAGCTATGGGGACCGGACCGGCTGCCCCTGCTCAGCGCCACCATCTCCGAGACGCTGCGTTTGCGCCCCGTGGCGCCCCTCGCCCTGCCCCACAGAACCACGCGGGACACCAg CCTCTTGGGCTTCAACATCCCCAAGGGAACCACCGTGATCCCCAACCTCTTCGCCGCCCACCATGACAAGGGCACCTGGAGCCGCCCCCTGGAGTTCAGGCCAG AGCGGTTCCTGGAGGCGGACGACCCCCGGCTGGCCCAGCGCAACCTGCTGCCCTTCAGCTGTGGGGCTCGGGCCTGCCTGGGGGAGACGCTGGCCCGGGCCGAGATCTTCGTCTTCCTCGGGCACGTCCTGCGCGAGTTCCGGCTGGAGCCGCCTGCGCCCGGTGCCCTCCCGTCCCTGCGGGGCCTGTACGGCACCGTGGTTCGCTGCCCGCCCTTCCGCGTCCGCGTCCTGCCCGGGGACCCCTCCCCGAGCCCGCcgagcccccagtga